A single window of Cloacibacillus sp. DNA harbors:
- a CDS encoding ACT domain-containing protein, whose translation MKAIVTVLGKDQVGIIAKVCTYLAEKNANVLEISQTIVKGYFEMLMIIDISECTCTPGELAGGLKELGESIGHMIKFQREEIFNSMHRI comes from the coding sequence ATGAAGGCAATTGTTACTGTACTTGGAAAAGATCAGGTTGGCATAATAGCAAAGGTCTGCACATATCTCGCCGAAAAAAACGCGAATGTATTGGAAATTTCTCAGACTATCGTAAAAGGTTACTTTGAGATGCTTATGATAATAGATATTTCAGAATGCACCTGTACGCCTGGCGAGCTTGCCGGAGGATTGAAAGAACTCGGCGAATCGATAGGGCACATGATAAAGTTCCAGCGTGAAGAGATATTCAACAG